A genomic window from Alphaproteobacteria bacterium includes:
- a CDS encoding ABC transporter permease: MTGLAATSPDDLTTADGVPLKVSLSRAQRRNRIRAVLLVAPLFLFLLVAFILPIFDMLLRSVESTEVTTHMPETVRALSGWDGEGLPGEAVFAAAVRDLAAGSRARTIGRVASRLNYESGGMRSLIMKSARRSKALERGPYKEALIALDERWAQPDVWRLLKRESGNYTLSYYLAALDLRYGADGAIEAKPEHMQIYVNLFVRTIWMSALITVLALLLGYPVAFLLATLPMRQSNLLMILVLLPFWTSLLVRTTTWIAILQSQGVLNDLAVWAGLITNENRLQLIYNKTGTIIAMTHILLPFMILPLYSVMKTISPAYMRAARSLGATGFTAFRRVYFPQTLAGIGAGSILVFILAIGYYITPALVGGQSGRFITNFVAYHMQQSLNWGLAAAIGSLLLGAVIALYLLYNRLIGVDKMKLG; encoded by the coding sequence GTGACCGGGCTCGCGGCGACATCGCCGGACGATCTGACGACGGCCGACGGCGTTCCGCTGAAGGTCAGCCTCAGCCGTGCCCAGCGCCGCAACAGGATCAGGGCGGTGCTCCTGGTCGCGCCGCTTTTCCTGTTTCTGCTCGTTGCGTTCATCCTGCCGATATTCGATATGCTGTTGCGCAGCGTCGAGAGCACCGAAGTAACCACGCATATGCCCGAGACGGTGCGCGCCCTTTCCGGCTGGGACGGGGAAGGGCTGCCCGGGGAGGCGGTGTTCGCCGCCGCCGTCCGGGACCTTGCCGCGGGCAGTCGCGCGCGAACCATCGGCAGGGTCGCCAGCCGGCTGAACTACGAAAGCGGCGGCATGCGCTCGCTGATCATGAAATCCGCACGCAGGTCCAAGGCTCTCGAAAGGGGGCCGTACAAGGAAGCGCTCATCGCCTTGGACGAGCGATGGGCGCAACCGGATGTCTGGCGGCTGCTGAAGCGGGAATCCGGCAACTATACGCTGTCGTATTACCTGGCGGCGCTCGATCTCAGATATGGCGCCGACGGCGCGATCGAGGCAAAGCCGGAACACATGCAGATTTACGTCAACCTGTTCGTGCGCACGATATGGATGAGCGCGCTGATTACGGTGCTGGCGCTGCTGCTGGGTTATCCGGTTGCCTTTCTGCTGGCGACCCTGCCCATGCGGCAGTCGAACCTGCTGATGATCCTGGTGCTGCTGCCGTTCTGGACATCGCTGCTGGTGCGGACGACGACCTGGATCGCGATTTTGCAGAGCCAGGGCGTCCTGAACGATCTGGCGGTCTGGGCCGGCCTGATCACGAACGAGAACCGCCTGCAGCTGATCTACAACAAGACCGGCACGATCATCGCCATGACCCATATCCTGCTGCCGTTCATGATCCTGCCGCTGTATTCGGTGATGAAGACAATTTCGCCGGCCTATATGCGGGCGGCGCGGTCGCTGGGCGCGACCGGTTTCACCGCATTCCGAAGGGTTTACTTCCCGCAGACGCTGGCCGGTATCGGCGCCGGCTCGATCCTGGTGTTCATCCTGGCGATCGGCTACTACATCACGCCCGCGCTGGTCGGGGGACAGTCCGGCCGCTTCATCACCAATTTCGTCGCCTATCATATGCAGCAGTCGCTGAACTGGGGCCTTGCCGCCGCGATCGGCTCGCTGCTGCTGGGGGCCGTCATCGCGCTGTATCTGCTGTACAACCGCCTTATCGGCGTCGACAAGATGAAACTGGGCTGA
- the prsT gene encoding XrtA/PEP-CTERM system TPR-repeat protein PrsT, translated as MNDIRRHASRARPALFRSGAVLLSALILFGCDESSVENVDDLLARVEQSIESGDLRAGSIDLKTILQKDPDNVEARLMLGRIYLDIGDAESAEKELKTAQSLGANKVETKFLIGRSLLLRGDYSTLLQNHQISDGMSASEVSNTAVLRGHAFLEQRNLDEAEAAYQKAASAYKTDIDKERPHLKHTNAPEFLEAIVGLANVSIFRGDWEEAKARMDRAASLSPDHYSVQAAKGELAFRQKNFKESEEAFQAAFANRKSDLELQLGIARAQIALNDYDKAIANLNAVREHYPDYIPANYYLGLAELQKENFAAAKEAGERIFKNQPNSIQAHMIVGMANFGLGNYEQANYSLQRYLTEAPESRNVRRLLGIAQMRLLKPDEALSTFKALSEQSPDDIQLLTMVASAATASGDLFLADNYFQKAVDINPDDPETRLRLARVKFATGRSDEALEELEKATKESPGFLKGKYTLMQLHLRRSEFDKALKVANELRTADPDSPNPWIGIGLAHKGKQEWTEAIGALEEALKIAPTHIGAAYTIADIHLITQDFTATRAVYDRILEQRPGHLLTLMRYIALAQYQGKPEEAESLLRTAMDANPRAVEPRVLAAQSLVERGEPIRAIALLNDVSRENPDHPEMLLILGRAAIDAQKPGEAVRTLERLTQIQPANPRAHYFLAQAYGQLNNGPRMLAALDRALELDPQFGLAATARIHALTISNRTEEAKQQLLTLKERDPDNIALAKLEAWMARREEDPKRASTILAGIDSRAMDESAAIQLASARWESGEQDLAVRELEAWVEGHPMDDRARLELANYFTIQGERAKAREHYESLVDRFPNNWIMLNNLASLLVADNPERALVYAERAVELAPSTPPVLLTLANILFSEGRDNDRVVLIMRSLAKRLPDNEEVHVLLSRAYAKSGDTGKAVELLTKFIGENSNDEELVEAKSVLRELKL; from the coding sequence ATGAACGATATCCGCCGTCACGCATCCAGGGCCCGCCCCGCACTATTCCGGTCTGGCGCGGTGCTCCTTTCGGCCCTGATCCTGTTCGGCTGCGATGAATCCTCCGTGGAGAACGTGGACGACCTGTTGGCGCGCGTCGAACAATCCATCGAATCCGGCGACCTGCGAGCTGGTAGCATCGACCTGAAAACGATCCTGCAGAAGGACCCGGACAATGTCGAAGCGCGGTTGATGCTCGGCAGAATCTACCTCGACATCGGCGATGCGGAATCCGCCGAAAAAGAACTCAAGACCGCACAGAGCCTGGGCGCGAATAAGGTTGAGACGAAGTTCCTGATTGGGCGAAGCCTTCTTTTGCGTGGAGACTATTCGACACTTCTGCAAAACCATCAGATATCTGATGGCATGTCCGCAAGCGAAGTCAGTAACACGGCAGTTCTACGAGGCCACGCATTTCTGGAACAACGAAACCTCGACGAAGCCGAAGCGGCATATCAGAAAGCCGCATCGGCATACAAAACGGATATCGACAAGGAACGCCCGCATTTGAAACACACAAATGCGCCGGAATTCCTGGAGGCAATCGTTGGCCTGGCAAACGTATCGATATTTAGAGGGGATTGGGAGGAAGCAAAAGCAAGGATGGATCGCGCCGCTTCGCTCTCTCCGGACCACTATTCCGTACAGGCGGCGAAGGGAGAACTCGCATTCCGGCAAAAGAACTTCAAAGAATCAGAGGAAGCATTTCAAGCCGCGTTTGCGAACCGAAAATCCGACCTGGAACTGCAACTTGGTATTGCCAGAGCCCAAATAGCACTGAACGACTACGACAAGGCAATTGCCAATCTGAATGCAGTCAGGGAGCACTACCCGGACTATATCCCCGCGAACTATTACCTGGGTCTGGCTGAACTGCAGAAAGAAAATTTTGCGGCAGCGAAGGAAGCGGGTGAACGGATATTCAAGAACCAACCGAACAGTATTCAGGCCCATATGATCGTTGGCATGGCGAATTTCGGTCTCGGAAACTACGAGCAAGCCAATTACAGCCTGCAACGCTATTTAACGGAGGCGCCGGAAAGCAGGAATGTCCGGCGGTTGCTCGGTATAGCGCAGATGCGTTTGTTAAAACCGGATGAAGCACTTTCAACGTTCAAGGCGCTCTCCGAGCAGTCGCCCGACGATATTCAGCTTTTGACGATGGTTGCCTCAGCTGCAACGGCCAGTGGGGATCTGTTTCTTGCCGATAATTATTTCCAGAAGGCGGTTGATATTAATCCCGATGATCCGGAAACGCGCCTTCGCCTCGCACGGGTGAAATTTGCGACAGGACGGAGCGATGAGGCACTCGAGGAACTCGAAAAAGCGACGAAAGAATCGCCCGGCTTTCTCAAGGGAAAATACACACTGATGCAGCTTCATCTGCGGAGGAGTGAATTTGACAAAGCGCTGAAAGTCGCCAACGAACTCCGGACGGCCGACCCGGACAGCCCTAACCCGTGGATTGGCATCGGGCTTGCGCATAAAGGCAAGCAGGAATGGACTGAAGCCATCGGTGCGTTGGAGGAAGCGTTGAAGATCGCACCGACGCATATCGGAGCCGCATACACGATCGCGGATATCCATTTGATCACGCAGGATTTCACAGCAACAAGGGCCGTTTACGACCGGATTCTCGAACAGCGGCCCGGTCACTTGCTGACGTTGATGCGCTACATTGCGCTGGCGCAATACCAGGGAAAGCCTGAAGAAGCCGAGTCCTTGCTCAGAACTGCGATGGATGCCAACCCCCGAGCTGTGGAGCCAAGGGTACTGGCCGCACAATCGCTGGTCGAGCGCGGCGAACCGATACGGGCAATTGCCCTATTGAACGATGTCTCACGCGAGAACCCGGATCATCCGGAAATGCTGCTCATACTGGGCCGGGCCGCTATCGATGCGCAAAAGCCGGGCGAAGCAGTTAGGACATTAGAGCGCCTGACGCAGATCCAACCGGCCAATCCGAGAGCCCATTATTTTCTGGCGCAGGCCTATGGACAGCTAAACAATGGCCCGAGAATGTTGGCGGCACTGGACCGGGCCCTTGAACTTGACCCTCAGTTCGGGCTGGCGGCCACTGCCCGGATTCACGCCCTCACAATTTCTAACCGGACCGAAGAAGCGAAACAGCAACTCCTGACGCTGAAGGAACGAGATCCGGATAACATAGCGCTAGCGAAGCTGGAAGCCTGGATGGCCCGGCGGGAAGAGGATCCGAAACGGGCGAGCACGATTCTCGCCGGCATCGATTCCCGGGCGATGGATGAGTCGGCAGCGATACAGCTCGCATCGGCCCGCTGGGAGTCGGGGGAGCAAGACCTCGCGGTCAGGGAACTGGAGGCGTGGGTTGAAGGGCACCCAATGGATGACCGGGCAAGACTGGAACTTGCAAACTATTTTACGATTCAGGGTGAAAGGGCCAAAGCGAGAGAACATTACGAGTCGCTGGTAGACCGTTTTCCGAATAATTGGATCATGCTGAACAATCTGGCTTCCCTGCTGGTGGCAGATAATCCGGAAAGGGCGCTTGTATACGCGGAGCGCGCTGTTGAACTGGCGCCGTCAACGCCCCCGGTGCTTCTCACACTTGCCAACATCCTGTTTTCAGAAGGGCGCGATAACGACCGCGTTGTATTGATCATGCGCTCTCTGGCGAAACGGCTCCCGGATAACGAGGAAGTCCATGTCCTTCTTTCCAGGGCTTATGCAAAGAGCGGCGACACGGGGAAAGCCGTCGAATTGCTGACGAAATTCATTGGCGAGAACAGCAACGATGAAGAATTGGTGGAAGCAAAGAGTGTGCTGCGGGAGCTTAAACTATAG
- a CDS encoding ABC transporter permease — translation MAPPPYATFAERSWHYVFRLLCGLVFLFLIGPILVIIPLSFNAEPYFTFSEGMIALDPDAWSLRWYRDFFTSDSWLGAIRNSFIVAFFSTILATALGTLAALGMSSRYMPYRATVMAVLISPMIVPLIISAAGMFFFFSKYQLTQTYTGVILAHTALGIPFVVITVTATLTGFDHTFTRAAASLGASPMRTFFRVVLPLVTPGVVSGALFAFITSFDEVVVVLFIAGPEQRTIPIQMWSGIREEISPTILAVATLLVMLSIGLLTVMELLRRRSERLRGLTPG, via the coding sequence ATGGCGCCGCCACCATACGCCACATTCGCGGAACGGAGCTGGCACTACGTCTTCCGCCTGCTCTGCGGGCTGGTCTTCCTGTTTCTGATCGGCCCCATTCTGGTGATTATCCCGCTCAGCTTTAACGCCGAGCCCTATTTCACGTTTTCCGAGGGCATGATCGCGCTGGACCCGGATGCCTGGTCGCTGCGCTGGTATCGGGACTTCTTTACGTCCGATTCCTGGCTGGGCGCGATCCGGAACAGCTTCATCGTGGCGTTCTTTTCGACGATCCTGGCGACGGCGCTGGGGACGCTGGCGGCGCTGGGCATGTCCAGCCGGTACATGCCGTATCGTGCAACGGTCATGGCTGTCCTGATTTCCCCCATGATCGTGCCGCTGATCATTTCGGCCGCCGGGATGTTCTTTTTCTTCTCCAAGTATCAGCTGACGCAGACCTATACCGGCGTTATCCTGGCGCATACGGCATTGGGAATCCCGTTTGTGGTTATCACGGTAACGGCGACCCTGACGGGATTCGACCATACCTTCACCCGCGCCGCGGCCAGCCTGGGGGCGTCGCCGATGCGGACCTTTTTCAGGGTCGTGCTGCCGCTGGTGACGCCGGGCGTCGTCTCGGGGGCGCTGTTCGCCTTCATCACCTCGTTCGACGAGGTCGTGGTGGTGCTGTTCATCGCCGGCCCGGAACAGCGGACCATACCCATCCAGATGTGGTCGGGCATCCGTGAGGAGATCAGCCCGACGATCCTGGCCGTCGCAACCCTGCTGGTCATGTTGTCCATCGGCCTGCTGACCGTCATGGAACTGTTGCGCCGGCGTTCCGAACGGTTGCGCGGGCTGACGCCGGGCTGA
- a CDS encoding extracellular solute-binding protein, translating to MNKHIATLGLAAFAGAFSSAAIAESLTIVSWGGAYTESQKSAYHDPWTEKTDDTIVNVDKAQTALAGLRAQVEAGNVTWDLVDMLPSEAQIACDEGLVDIIDHDKVLAPSPDGVPPSDDFIAGSLSECFVPQIVYSNIVAYNTTIYSGRQPSTMKDVFDLESFPGKRSLQKKPVNNLEWALMADGVPADKVYEALRTEEGISRAFAKLDTIKDNVIWWEEGAQPPQLLADKEVAFASGYNGRIFNAQVNEDQPFKIIWDAQVFELDGWVVPRGKLDKVADYLKFATDTQRLADQAKYISYGPARISSAALVSTHAKTGVDMKPHMPTYGPNFKTALHKDDEFWADHLDELTERFNAWLAR from the coding sequence ATGAACAAGCATATCGCAACGCTTGGCCTGGCGGCCTTTGCAGGGGCGTTTTCCTCCGCCGCTATTGCCGAAAGCCTGACCATCGTGTCCTGGGGCGGGGCTTATACGGAAAGCCAGAAGAGCGCCTATCATGACCCGTGGACGGAGAAGACAGATGACACGATCGTCAATGTCGACAAGGCCCAGACGGCGCTGGCAGGACTGCGCGCACAGGTCGAGGCCGGCAATGTGACCTGGGATCTGGTGGACATGCTGCCATCCGAGGCGCAGATAGCCTGCGACGAGGGGCTGGTCGATATCATCGATCATGACAAGGTGCTTGCCCCGTCGCCGGACGGCGTCCCGCCGAGCGATGATTTCATCGCCGGTTCGCTGAGCGAATGCTTCGTGCCGCAGATCGTCTATTCCAACATCGTCGCCTATAACACGACGATATATTCCGGCAGGCAGCCGTCGACCATGAAGGACGTGTTCGACCTGGAAAGCTTCCCGGGCAAGCGGTCGCTGCAGAAGAAGCCCGTCAATAACCTGGAATGGGCCCTGATGGCGGACGGCGTTCCCGCCGACAAGGTCTATGAAGCGCTTCGCACCGAAGAAGGCATCAGCCGGGCCTTCGCCAAGCTCGACACCATCAAGGACAACGTGATCTGGTGGGAGGAAGGCGCGCAGCCGCCGCAGCTCCTGGCCGACAAGGAGGTGGCGTTCGCGTCCGGCTATAACGGTCGTATCTTCAACGCCCAGGTCAACGAAGACCAGCCCTTCAAGATCATCTGGGACGCGCAGGTCTTCGAACTGGATGGCTGGGTCGTGCCGAGGGGCAAGCTGGACAAGGTGGCGGACTATCTCAAATTCGCGACCGATACGCAGCGCCTCGCCGATCAGGCCAAGTATATTTCCTATGGTCCGGCGCGCATTTCCTCCGCGGCCCTGGTCTCCACGCATGCGAAGACGGGTGTCGACATGAAACCGCATATGCCGACCTATGGCCCGAACTTTAAAACCGCCCTGCACAAGGATGACGAATTCTGGGCCGATCACCTGGACGAGCTGACCGAGCGTTTCAACGCTTGGCTGGCCAGATAG
- a CDS encoding ABC transporter ATP-binding protein: MREPLSSEGPRKQPFVRFHNVQKSYDGETLVVKGFNLDIASGEFITLLGPSGSGKTTCLMMMAGFEAPTHGDILLDGEPINTVPPHKRGIGIVFQNYALFPHMSVAENLAFPLEVRKLGPAETGEKVARALEMVRLEEFGDRRPAQLSGGQQQRVALARALVFEPEIVLMDEPLGALDKNLREEMQYEIKRIHEDLGVTMLYVTHDQSEALTMSDRIAVFNDGVVQQLASPDVLYEQPENAFVASFIGENNRLIGDVVELSGDACSVRTESGVVIEALPVNVAGAGAKSTLSLRPERVTIDPETGTCPNIFEAEVREVIYLGDHLRTRVSVCGNSDFIVKIPNAQTHPALKRGQTIMVGWAREDCRALDA, from the coding sequence TTGCGTGAACCTCTTTCCAGTGAGGGGCCGCGCAAACAGCCGTTTGTGCGGTTCCACAATGTGCAAAAAAGCTATGACGGCGAAACGCTTGTCGTAAAAGGCTTTAACCTCGATATCGCCAGCGGCGAATTCATCACCCTTCTGGGGCCGTCCGGCTCCGGCAAGACCACCTGCCTGATGATGATGGCGGGATTCGAAGCCCCGACCCACGGCGATATTCTTCTCGACGGCGAACCTATCAACACCGTGCCGCCGCACAAACGCGGGATCGGCATTGTCTTTCAGAATTATGCCCTGTTCCCGCATATGAGCGTGGCGGAGAACCTCGCCTTTCCGCTGGAGGTCCGCAAGCTCGGCCCGGCGGAAACCGGGGAAAAGGTCGCCCGCGCCCTGGAAATGGTGCGGCTGGAGGAGTTTGGCGACCGCCGGCCGGCGCAACTGTCCGGCGGCCAGCAGCAACGCGTGGCGCTGGCGCGCGCGCTGGTCTTCGAGCCCGAAATCGTCCTCATGGACGAACCGCTGGGCGCGCTGGACAAGAATCTGCGCGAGGAAATGCAATACGAGATCAAGCGCATTCATGAAGACCTGGGAGTCACGATGCTTTACGTGACCCACGACCAGTCGGAAGCGCTGACGATGTCGGACCGCATCGCGGTCTTCAATGACGGCGTGGTGCAACAGCTGGCGAGCCCGGACGTCCTGTATGAACAGCCCGAAAATGCCTTCGTGGCCTCGTTCATCGGTGAAAACAACCGGCTGATCGGCGACGTGGTCGAACTGTCCGGTGATGCCTGCAGCGTGCGCACGGAATCGGGCGTCGTGATCGAGGCGTTGCCGGTCAACGTTGCGGGCGCGGGGGCGAAATCGACCCTGTCGCTGCGTCCGGAACGCGTCACGATCGATCCGGAGACGGGCACATGTCCCAACATCTTCGAGGCCGAGGTGCGCGAAGTGATCTATCTCGGCGATCACCTGCGCACGCGTGTCTCGGTCTGCGGCAACAGCGATTTTATCGTCAAGATTCCCAATGCGCAGACGCACCCGGCCCTGAAGCGCGGCCAGACGATCATGGTGGGCTGGGCGCGCGAGGATTGCCGCGCACTGGACGCCTGA